One part of the Maridesulfovibrio bastinii DSM 16055 genome encodes these proteins:
- the purE gene encoding 5-(carboxyamino)imidazole ribonucleotide mutase: MSCPKVAVFMGSISDKDKMQPCIDILKKLEIPYHFTVSSAHRTPERTARLVGELEEKGCEVFICAAGLAAHLAGAVAAKTIKPVLGVPICGSPLGGMDAMLATVQMPPGFPVGTLALDKVGARNAAWMAAQILALHDESLTEKIKAARQEFVAKVEEAAAEIEAEN; this comes from the coding sequence ATGAGTTGTCCCAAGGTAGCTGTATTTATGGGTTCAATTTCAGATAAGGATAAAATGCAGCCCTGCATTGATATTCTTAAGAAATTGGAAATCCCTTATCATTTTACTGTTTCATCGGCTCACCGGACTCCTGAGCGTACTGCCAGGCTTGTCGGTGAACTGGAAGAAAAAGGCTGCGAAGTTTTTATCTGTGCTGCCGGGCTTGCCGCCCACCTTGCCGGAGCTGTAGCCGCTAAGACTATAAAACCTGTTCTTGGTGTTCCCATCTGCGGGTCTCCTTTAGGTGGGATGGATGCAATGCTGGCAACTGTCCAGATGCCTCCGGGCTTCCCGGTTGGAACTCTTGCTCTTGATAAAGTCGGAGCAAGAAACGCTGCATGGATGGCTGCACAGATTCTGGCTTTGCATGATGAAAGCCTTACAGAAAAAATCAAAGCGGCCCGTCAGGAATTTGTTGCCAAAGTCGAAGAAGCCGCAGCTGAAATTGAAGCTGAGAACTGA
- a CDS encoding LysE family translocator has translation MSLQFLLIYSLTVFLASIIPGPSMVLALTHGIRYGARRTIATALGNATASFLQAVISMAGLGALLAASETAFSVVKYAGAAYLVWLGLNMMFSKNKQEKKLEHDHNNKSFISLFRQGFCVAAGNPKAIIFFTALFPQFISESGTQLSSWAALLGILVLIAFSCMMIYAFFGSRVKNAFSNSFVGRYMNKIMGTVFISFGIGLASVRE, from the coding sequence ATGTCCTTACAGTTTTTACTTATTTATTCACTGACAGTTTTTCTGGCTTCCATCATTCCCGGCCCTAGCATGGTGCTGGCTCTTACGCACGGTATTCGTTACGGAGCCAGAAGAACAATCGCTACAGCACTGGGCAATGCAACAGCTTCATTTTTACAGGCGGTCATTTCCATGGCAGGTCTTGGTGCCTTGCTTGCAGCATCGGAAACAGCTTTTTCCGTAGTGAAGTATGCCGGTGCCGCATATCTTGTCTGGCTGGGACTGAACATGATGTTCAGCAAAAATAAGCAGGAAAAGAAACTGGAACACGATCATAATAACAAGAGCTTTATCAGCCTGTTCAGGCAGGGATTTTGCGTAGCGGCGGGCAACCCTAAGGCAATCATATTTTTTACCGCTCTGTTCCCGCAGTTTATAAGTGAGTCTGGAACTCAACTCAGCTCATGGGCTGCGCTGCTCGGTATTCTGGTTCTGATCGCATTCTCATGTATGATGATTTATGCGTTCTTCGGTTCGAGAGTAAAAAATGCTTTCAGCAACAGTTTTGTTGGAAGATACATGAATAAAATTATGGGAACGGTTTTTATTTCATTCGGGATAGGTCTGGCTTCAGTTAGAGAATAA
- a CDS encoding metal ABC transporter solute-binding protein, Zn/Mn family gives MRIRLKIIITLALSILTVAAVQASAADLKVMVSIVPQKYFVDRIAGDLAETTVMVKPGSSPATYEPKPSQMAALSASSIYFAIGVPFEKAWLPRFHSANEHMEIVDLSQSVVRMAMKGHHHHEKEHHNEKMKETDMHHEMHEHMSAGHGHHFMPDPHIWLSPALVRVMIMDIRNALIKADPAHESVYESNYLDFVKDINSLDSELAKSFKNSDGKSFMVYHPSWGYMAKAYGLHQIPIELEGKEPSPKELAQFIDLAEKMSIKAIFIQPQFSKKSAQAIAQAIGAKVLVADPLAYDWMENLKNVGSQFLDNVK, from the coding sequence ATGAGAATCAGACTCAAAATTATTATCACTCTTGCTTTGTCGATTTTAACTGTGGCTGCAGTTCAGGCTTCCGCCGCAGATTTGAAGGTTATGGTTTCAATCGTCCCTCAAAAATATTTTGTCGACAGAATTGCAGGAGACCTTGCCGAAACCACGGTCATGGTAAAACCCGGAAGCAGCCCGGCAACCTACGAACCCAAACCAAGCCAGATGGCCGCGCTCAGTGCTTCATCAATTTACTTTGCAATCGGAGTTCCGTTTGAAAAAGCGTGGCTGCCAAGGTTTCATTCAGCCAATGAGCACATGGAAATAGTGGATCTGTCCCAATCAGTAGTCAGAATGGCGATGAAAGGACATCACCACCATGAAAAAGAACATCACAATGAAAAGATGAAAGAAACTGATATGCATCATGAAATGCATGAGCACATGTCTGCCGGACATGGACATCATTTTATGCCTGACCCGCACATCTGGCTTTCCCCGGCACTTGTAAGAGTCATGATCATGGATATCCGTAACGCACTGATAAAAGCCGACCCTGCACATGAAAGCGTCTATGAAAGCAACTATCTTGATTTTGTAAAGGATATAAACAGTCTTGATTCAGAACTGGCTAAATCCTTCAAAAACTCAGATGGAAAATCCTTCATGGTCTACCATCCTTCATGGGGATATATGGCTAAAGCATACGGACTGCACCAGATTCCAATTGAACTTGAAGGAAAGGAACCAAGCCCTAAAGAGCTGGCCCAGTTTATTGATCTTGCTGAAAAAATGTCGATCAAGGCTATTTTCATACAGCCGCAGTTTTCGAAAAAAAGCGCACAGGCTATAGCTCAAGCCATAGGAGCCAAAGTTCTTGTTGCTGATCCGCTCGCCTATGACTGGATGGAGAATTTGAAAAATGTCGGCAGCCAGTTTCTTGATAATGTAAAATAA
- a CDS encoding ammonium transporter — translation MNFADTAFILICSALVMFMTPGLALFYAGMTRSKNVLGTVMQSFIMLGIMSVLWAIVGYTLAFGSDIGTLIGGFDFFALQGVGMDTVNSPASNLPHLLFMIFQCMFAVITPALITGAFAERMKFSALVVFSSLWLIFVYAPMCHWVWGGGWMAKMGALDFAGGAVVHMSSAAAALAACIYIGKRKGYGREAFIPHNLPMTLLGASILWFGWFGFNAGSALAANGVAANAFVTTHFGAAAAMLGWLLVEKIHSGKPTTLGAASGAVAGLVALTPAAGFVTPMASILIGFIGGMICYAGVLLKSVLGYDDSLDVVGIHGIGGTWGALATGLFASIGAEGLVYGHPAQFMIQLVSVIATWGYCFVVSWILLKIVDRYIGLRVSEEAEVNGLDVSEHSETGYQY, via the coding sequence ATGAATTTCGCTGATACTGCTTTTATTTTAATTTGTTCGGCTTTGGTTATGTTTATGACTCCGGGGCTGGCTTTATTTTATGCCGGTATGACCCGCAGTAAAAATGTTCTCGGTACGGTTATGCAAAGCTTTATAATGCTGGGTATAATGTCGGTACTGTGGGCTATTGTAGGTTACACACTGGCTTTTGGCAGCGATATCGGAACTCTGATCGGTGGATTTGATTTCTTTGCCTTACAGGGCGTGGGCATGGATACAGTGAACAGCCCTGCTTCCAATCTTCCGCACCTGCTGTTCATGATTTTTCAGTGCATGTTTGCGGTTATCACCCCGGCTCTTATTACCGGTGCTTTTGCTGAACGGATGAAATTCAGTGCGCTGGTGGTTTTTTCATCTCTATGGCTGATTTTTGTTTATGCCCCCATGTGTCACTGGGTCTGGGGCGGAGGCTGGATGGCCAAAATGGGAGCTCTGGATTTTGCCGGTGGTGCCGTTGTCCACATGAGTTCTGCCGCAGCAGCCCTTGCTGCATGTATATATATAGGAAAGAGAAAGGGATATGGCCGTGAAGCATTTATCCCTCATAATCTTCCCATGACTCTTCTGGGAGCCAGCATACTCTGGTTCGGCTGGTTTGGATTTAATGCCGGCAGTGCTCTTGCAGCCAACGGGGTTGCTGCCAACGCTTTTGTAACCACCCACTTCGGCGCTGCCGCAGCAATGCTCGGCTGGCTGCTGGTGGAAAAAATTCATTCAGGCAAACCGACCACTCTTGGAGCCGCATCCGGTGCTGTTGCCGGTCTTGTTGCTCTCACTCCGGCTGCCGGATTTGTCACTCCTATGGCTTCCATCCTGATTGGTTTTATCGGCGGTATGATCTGTTATGCTGGTGTTCTCCTCAAATCAGTTCTCGGATATGATGATTCTCTTGATGTTGTAGGCATTCATGGCATTGGCGGAACATGGGGCGCACTCGCTACCGGGCTTTTTGCCAGCATCGGAGCCGAAGGTCTTGTTTACGGGCATCCGGCACAATTTATGATCCAGTTGGTTTCAGTTATTGCTACATGGGGATACTGCTTTGTGGTAAGCTGGATACTGCTTAAGATTGTGGACCGTTATATAGGTCTTCGGGTAAGTGAAGAAGCAGAAGTCAACGGGCTTGATGTTTCAGAACATAGCGAAACAGGTTATCAATATTAA
- the purD gene encoding phosphoribosylamine--glycine ligase: MKVLVVGSGGREHALAWKLRQSPKVSEIFIAPGNGGTRLEGTNIPVKDNDLPGIVSFAKENKIDLVVAGPEVPLVLGLQNALVKEGIPCFGPNAFAANLEGSKAFSKMVMHDSGVPTAPFQVFDEYERACAFVEKKGAPIVIKADGLAAGKGVVVATTTEEALEALESMMVKRDFGSAGERVVVEEALKGEEASFLAFCSGEDYALLPSAQDHKAVGEGDTGPNTGGMGAYSPAPILPADKYEETADICIKPILKHLAAKGEPFVGILYAGLMYTENGPFVLEYNVRFGDPECQPLLMRLDCDLASIMMACIEGRLDEVEVKVTPETAICVVMSAEGYPGSYPKGMELTGFDKAEEDDKVKVFQAGTEYKDEKTLSSGGRVLGVTALGTDLADAKARAYRAVERIGFEKSYFRRDIGDKGLKK; the protein is encoded by the coding sequence ATGAAAGTACTTGTAGTCGGTTCTGGTGGCAGAGAGCATGCCCTTGCGTGGAAGCTTCGTCAAAGTCCCAAAGTCAGCGAAATTTTTATTGCGCCCGGTAATGGCGGAACCCGTCTTGAGGGAACCAATATCCCGGTCAAGGACAACGATCTCCCCGGCATTGTCAGTTTTGCCAAAGAAAATAAAATAGATCTGGTTGTTGCAGGACCGGAAGTCCCTCTGGTGCTCGGGTTGCAGAATGCCCTTGTTAAAGAAGGAATCCCATGTTTCGGTCCCAATGCTTTTGCAGCCAATCTTGAAGGCAGCAAGGCTTTTAGTAAAATGGTTATGCATGATTCCGGTGTTCCTACCGCACCGTTTCAGGTTTTTGACGAGTATGAGCGGGCCTGTGCTTTTGTGGAAAAGAAGGGTGCTCCTATCGTTATCAAGGCTGACGGTCTGGCTGCCGGAAAAGGTGTAGTTGTAGCCACCACAACTGAAGAAGCCCTAGAGGCTCTTGAGTCAATGATGGTTAAACGCGATTTTGGCTCAGCCGGAGAGCGCGTTGTTGTTGAAGAAGCTCTTAAAGGTGAAGAAGCCTCTTTTCTGGCTTTCTGCTCTGGAGAAGATTATGCCCTCCTGCCTTCAGCTCAGGATCATAAAGCTGTTGGTGAAGGGGATACAGGCCCGAATACCGGCGGTATGGGAGCCTACAGCCCCGCACCGATTCTTCCGGCAGATAAATATGAAGAAACTGCCGATATATGTATCAAACCGATATTGAAACATCTTGCTGCAAAAGGGGAGCCGTTTGTCGGTATCCTTTACGCAGGGTTGATGTATACTGAGAACGGACCCTTTGTTCTGGAATATAACGTCCGCTTCGGAGATCCGGAATGCCAGCCGCTGCTGATGCGTCTTGACTGTGATCTTGCCAGCATAATGATGGCCTGCATTGAAGGCCGTCTTGACGAGGTAGAAGTCAAGGTAACTCCGGAAACAGCTATCTGCGTTGTTATGAGCGCAGAAGGTTATCCGGGAAGCTATCCCAAAGGTATGGAACTTACCGGATTCGATAAAGCCGAAGAGGATGACAAGGTTAAGGTCTTTCAGGCCGGAACCGAATATAAAGATGAGAAGACTCTTTCCAGCGGAGGCAGGGTTCTTGGAGTTACCGCTCTGGGTACCGACCTTGCTGATGCCAAGGCTCGTGCATATCGGGCTGTGGAAAGGATCGGTTTTGAGAAATCTTATTTCCGCCGTGATATCGGCGACAAGGGTTTGAAAAAATGA
- a CDS encoding sigma-54 interaction domain-containing protein gives MTISIKDFKELSSELDSLKLRRTILTLLLKTQNVERGSLWISHGYEYECIEALGKDSEEVLGIKIPADEPSVVGWVIAHGKMTVAEAGKDDRHNHKIEDDFKVKSKSILCFPLLLKNGEVYGAVQLIETSTEGDRMNLDPEFLDRIQEMVDLSSIALNNSLEFEDQKRKYIQLTRTLSTIREKKSVVGQSPKVKEALTLAANYAATDYPVLLYGESGTGKELFANEIHSHSSRVDKPFLTQNCSAIPDSLLESELFGYKKGAFTGANTDKPGLFEAADGGTIFLDEIGDMDVNLQAKLLRVLQENEIKPLGGTGSKKINVRIISATNKDLAEEVRTGQFREDLYYRLNVLPLNLPALREREEDIPLLADHFLGQEAATTHTRHKELTPRAMKALCNYDWPGNIRELENTIKQFQATVSGGQITFESLPKTIRNFRKNIDSKPAETEQKASQTAKPVQDLSNMTWNEMEREYILCLLKKCKWNISEASRKAAINRSTFDSRMKRLGLSKKSS, from the coding sequence ATGACTATCTCAATAAAAGACTTCAAAGAACTTTCCAGCGAACTCGATTCCCTTAAACTGCGCAGAACCATACTCACTCTGCTTTTAAAAACTCAGAATGTTGAACGTGGATCGCTGTGGATAAGCCATGGCTATGAATATGAATGCATAGAAGCTCTGGGCAAAGACAGTGAAGAAGTTCTGGGAATTAAAATTCCGGCAGACGAACCAAGCGTTGTCGGCTGGGTTATAGCACACGGTAAAATGACCGTGGCCGAAGCTGGAAAGGATGACCGCCACAACCACAAAATAGAGGATGATTTCAAAGTAAAAAGCAAATCTATCCTCTGCTTTCCGCTGCTGCTCAAAAACGGTGAAGTTTATGGAGCTGTTCAGCTCATAGAAACAAGTACCGAAGGCGACAGGATGAACCTTGACCCTGAATTTCTGGATAGAATTCAGGAAATGGTCGATCTTAGTTCCATAGCTTTGAACAACTCTCTTGAGTTTGAAGATCAGAAACGCAAATACATTCAGCTGACCAGAACCCTCAGCACCATAAGAGAAAAAAAATCCGTCGTCGGTCAAAGTCCTAAAGTCAAAGAAGCTCTGACTCTTGCTGCCAACTATGCTGCCACCGATTATCCCGTGCTGCTTTACGGAGAATCAGGAACAGGTAAGGAGTTGTTTGCAAACGAAATTCACTCACACAGCTCAAGAGTTGATAAACCGTTTCTCACCCAGAATTGCAGTGCAATTCCGGACAGCCTTCTGGAAAGTGAGCTGTTCGGCTACAAAAAAGGAGCCTTTACAGGGGCAAACACAGACAAACCCGGTCTTTTTGAAGCAGCCGACGGCGGGACCATCTTTCTGGATGAAATCGGCGACATGGATGTAAATCTTCAGGCCAAACTGCTGAGGGTACTTCAGGAAAATGAAATCAAACCTCTCGGCGGAACCGGGAGCAAAAAAATAAACGTCAGGATAATCTCGGCGACCAACAAAGATCTGGCGGAAGAAGTGCGGACCGGGCAGTTCAGAGAAGACCTTTATTATAGATTAAACGTCCTGCCGCTCAACCTGCCTGCTTTAAGAGAAAGGGAAGAAGATATTCCACTGCTCGCAGATCATTTTCTGGGGCAGGAAGCTGCGACTACACATACAAGGCATAAAGAGCTTACTCCAAGGGCGATGAAGGCCCTGTGTAATTACGACTGGCCGGGTAATATAAGAGAACTTGAAAATACGATTAAACAATTTCAGGCAACTGTTTCCGGCGGGCAGATAACCTTTGAAAGCCTTCCCAAGACGATAAGAAATTTCAGGAAAAATATAGACAGCAAGCCTGCCGAAACAGAGCAAAAAGCATCCCAGACAGCTAAGCCCGTACAGGATTTATCCAATATGACCTGGAATGAAATGGAACGGGAATATATCCTCTGCCTACTGAAAAAATGTAAATGGAATATCAGCGAAGCTTCCCGCAAGGCCGCAATCAACAGGTCCACTTTCGACTCACGCATGAAGCGGCTCGGGTTAAGTAAAAAATCTTCCTGA
- a CDS encoding methyl-accepting chemotaxis protein, with amino-acid sequence MPRRITALLFANLTVVLLCCLALIFSPSLSNGSDGLIWSVILCGVMFLTTAFTAFYASAVVRNANFSLAEWARNHTAGKSSELPEYLCTAIPEMESLDSFINEIVQQKNKIESALATEKERADKCFKMVEVVREKSEAARCAGFLSAANTLDSAAHGIKSESSELGEFSGEASKGAESQLDYLGSVVTSIEQMNASIGESARNAEESAEDAKAAVREAENGEDVVEKTIAAIKLVSGSSEKLNGLVDGLGSHAESIGSIIGVISDIADQTNLLALNAAIEAARAGEAGKGFAVVADEVRKLAEKTMEATKDVGVAIESIQAEVRNTMDGVGKISGLAEDAADLSSESGKALASIVEFAGKSAERISFIASQAEQQFQASREVSDAVSRVHDISESTGGAMRGASGALENLGKRVEQLETMIGVFRLVGEGTAQEVINFLSRSEDVLSLERSRQEKAMRQAVRENDFLELLYITDKHGVQSVSNISGAVDHYAEDKSAYGQKWSDRDWFKEAVENQTLFISDVYESSASGKNCITVSSPFRDSKGNIMGVIAADVRISSN; translated from the coding sequence ATGCCCCGTAGGATTACTGCCCTCCTGTTTGCAAATTTAACCGTTGTTTTGCTTTGTTGCCTCGCCCTTATTTTTTCCCCCTCGCTATCAAATGGATCTGACGGACTGATCTGGTCCGTAATTCTATGTGGAGTAATGTTTCTGACTACAGCTTTTACCGCATTTTATGCCTCAGCTGTTGTCAGAAATGCTAACTTTTCCCTTGCGGAGTGGGCGCGGAATCATACAGCCGGAAAGAGTTCAGAACTTCCTGAATATTTATGCACCGCTATTCCTGAAATGGAATCACTTGATTCATTTATTAATGAGATTGTGCAGCAGAAAAACAAAATTGAATCAGCTCTTGCCACGGAAAAAGAGCGTGCGGATAAATGTTTTAAAATGGTTGAAGTTGTACGTGAGAAATCCGAAGCGGCAAGGTGCGCAGGATTTCTTTCTGCGGCCAATACTCTCGATTCTGCCGCTCATGGTATCAAAAGCGAAAGTTCCGAGCTTGGTGAATTTTCCGGTGAGGCCAGCAAAGGAGCTGAAAGTCAGCTTGATTATTTAGGTTCCGTAGTGACATCGATTGAACAGATGAATGCTTCAATCGGTGAGTCTGCAAGAAATGCTGAAGAAAGTGCTGAGGATGCCAAGGCTGCTGTCCGTGAAGCTGAAAATGGTGAAGATGTTGTTGAAAAAACTATTGCAGCGATTAAACTGGTGTCAGGTTCTTCGGAAAAGCTTAACGGTCTTGTAGACGGTCTTGGTTCTCATGCTGAAAGCATTGGCAGCATTATCGGCGTAATTTCTGATATTGCAGATCAGACCAATTTATTGGCCCTGAATGCTGCGATAGAAGCTGCGAGAGCTGGTGAAGCCGGTAAAGGTTTTGCTGTTGTTGCTGACGAAGTCCGCAAGCTTGCCGAAAAAACCATGGAAGCTACAAAAGATGTCGGTGTGGCCATTGAATCCATACAGGCAGAGGTCCGTAACACCATGGACGGAGTCGGAAAGATATCCGGCCTTGCTGAAGATGCGGCGGATCTATCCTCTGAATCAGGAAAAGCTCTGGCTTCAATTGTTGAATTTGCAGGCAAGAGTGCTGAGCGTATCAGCTTTATTGCTTCTCAGGCGGAGCAGCAGTTTCAAGCCAGCAGGGAAGTCAGTGATGCTGTTTCCAGAGTTCATGATATTTCAGAGTCCACAGGCGGAGCAATGCGCGGAGCATCCGGTGCGCTGGAAAATCTCGGTAAACGGGTGGAACAGCTTGAAACCATGATAGGGGTATTCAGACTTGTCGGTGAAGGTACAGCGCAGGAAGTTATTAACTTTCTTTCCCGTTCCGAGGATGTTCTTTCGCTCGAAAGAAGCAGACAGGAAAAAGCCATGCGCCAGGCTGTTCGTGAAAATGATTTCCTTGAACTCCTTTATATTACCGATAAGCACGGGGTTCAAAGCGTCAGCAATATCAGTGGAGCGGTTGACCATTATGCCGAGGATAAAAGTGCTTACGGTCAAAAATGGTCTGACAGAGACTGGTTTAAAGAGGCTGTTGAAAATCAGACGTTATTTATTTCAGATGTCTATGAGTCTTCAGCTTCGGGGAAAAATTGTATCACTGTTTCCAGCCCGTTCCGTGATTCCAAGGGGAATATCATGGGGGTTATAGCTGCTGATGTGCGCATATCCTCAAATTGA
- a CDS encoding P-II family nitrogen regulator has product MKKIEIIVRPFKVEDVKEAVKALGVKGMTITEVKGFGRQGGHKEIYRGAEYRVDFITKIKIEIVVEAELVPEVIDAVRNSALTGKVGDGKIFVTPVEETVRIRTGETGRDAI; this is encoded by the coding sequence ATGAAAAAAATAGAGATAATTGTCAGACCGTTCAAGGTTGAAGACGTTAAGGAAGCTGTGAAAGCACTTGGTGTGAAGGGAATGACTATCACCGAGGTCAAAGGGTTCGGACGTCAGGGCGGCCATAAGGAAATATATCGCGGAGCTGAATATCGTGTTGACTTCATCACCAAAATAAAGATTGAGATTGTTGTCGAAGCTGAACTGGTGCCGGAAGTTATTGATGCAGTCCGTAATTCTGCTCTGACTGGAAAAGTCGGAGACGGAAAGATTTTTGTAACTCCGGTTGAAGAAACCGTGAGAATCAGAACCGGCGAAACCGGAAGGGACGCCATCTGA
- a CDS encoding nucleotidyltransferase domain-containing protein yields MNFEEELSSAVGALEAGRDLLLASCSRRVAEDLSLNMARLMDGYFKTRILEAEKEGLFTASGDLSITAVGGYGRGRLAPFSDIDVLIVTGRKPECNLEDLVSFLLYPLWDLKFDVGHGVRSVKENIKLAASDFKVFTSLLDIRFLAGDPGPAQKLQDELASVVLPSSGNDLVETLWEDRIRKGSDMDCVVLEPDLKEGWGGLRDLDFIFWTHRVLKSWGPLGDEDFKKLAEYHKCLDEARSALHLVAGRKKDRLILEMLPDVAALCGIRDYNPARRGEKLLAEIHNSMIGIRSMGDALYREGFCSSCRTIDWNGQDGINGAVSLFRLKSESGLPLSRRARRLVSSIDPSSECDLKKTIPALIEILRAPYGWKTSLEMLDSGLLSVILPDFSKASRLVPFDGYHQHTPGRHALFAVRNAIKISDDEFSGADGLTGGDIDILVLAALLHDIAKGSSDHSSRGAEIAAAIMEQAGIKGEDSADVIFLIREHLLLVHAARRIDLSDAFSVAELVRKVGSLRRLKMLFVLTVADSMATGPRVWNSWSGGLLRELYSKLYSSFEGRSIGSGEDLILKRRSRIRELGAGTVGKAFLEKSLDSMPERYLLSFDAEAIVKHLHVVKEFQDILAKDMVRKPAGRGGIGVNLIRECSRVRDMVQVVVAAMDQPMLFSTQAGVFSLHGLDVLSAEVFNWSDQTSLNVFTLRRSGDDVLPEDVLERAQRSILYAMTGRLALDYRLHKKRSSPLEGSCGAGIPVVISLDNDSSENSTIVEVQTGDRTGLLYDISQVFSRMNAEIKMARICTSGVKVFDAFHLCGVDGRKIVDNDHLEELVQALKFASCPRN; encoded by the coding sequence ATGAATTTTGAAGAGGAGCTGTCCTCAGCCGTGGGCGCTCTTGAGGCCGGAAGGGATCTCCTTCTGGCCTCATGTTCAAGGCGGGTTGCCGAAGATTTAAGCCTGAATATGGCACGGCTTATGGACGGTTACTTCAAAACCAGAATTCTTGAAGCTGAAAAGGAAGGACTTTTCACTGCCAGCGGTGATCTCAGTATTACAGCCGTAGGCGGTTACGGAAGAGGCCGTCTAGCTCCTTTTTCCGATATTGATGTCCTTATTGTCACCGGCAGAAAACCGGAGTGCAATCTTGAGGATCTGGTCTCTTTTCTTTTGTATCCCCTCTGGGATTTAAAGTTTGATGTCGGGCATGGAGTTAGAAGTGTCAAAGAGAACATCAAACTTGCTGCTTCAGATTTCAAGGTTTTTACTTCTTTGCTTGATATACGCTTTTTGGCAGGAGACCCCGGCCCGGCGCAAAAGCTTCAAGATGAACTCGCTTCCGTAGTTTTACCCTCATCAGGAAATGATCTTGTTGAAACCTTGTGGGAGGACAGAATCCGCAAAGGTTCCGACATGGATTGTGTGGTGCTCGAACCTGATCTTAAAGAGGGCTGGGGCGGATTGCGTGATCTTGATTTTATTTTCTGGACGCATCGTGTTCTCAAGAGCTGGGGACCACTTGGTGATGAAGATTTCAAAAAGCTGGCAGAATATCATAAATGTCTGGATGAAGCCCGCTCGGCTCTGCATCTTGTTGCCGGTAGAAAAAAAGACAGGCTGATACTGGAAATGCTGCCGGATGTAGCAGCCCTTTGCGGAATCCGGGATTACAATCCTGCCCGGCGGGGAGAAAAACTGCTGGCGGAGATTCATAATTCCATGATCGGAATACGGAGCATGGGAGATGCTTTGTACCGGGAAGGTTTCTGTTCTTCTTGCAGAACTATAGACTGGAATGGTCAAGATGGAATTAACGGTGCGGTTTCATTATTCAGATTAAAATCAGAAAGCGGACTTCCGCTAAGCAGACGGGCCAGACGTCTTGTTTCATCAATTGATCCCTCCTCAGAATGTGACCTGAAAAAAACAATACCTGCCCTGATAGAAATTCTGCGTGCTCCATACGGTTGGAAAACTTCACTTGAGATGCTTGATTCCGGCTTGCTTTCCGTAATTCTGCCAGATTTTTCAAAAGCTTCCCGGCTTGTTCCTTTTGACGGCTACCATCAGCATACACCGGGGCGCCACGCCCTTTTTGCCGTCCGTAATGCGATTAAAATATCAGATGATGAATTTTCCGGTGCAGACGGGCTTACCGGTGGCGATATTGATATTCTGGTTCTTGCAGCTTTACTTCACGATATTGCCAAAGGCAGTTCAGACCACAGTTCACGCGGAGCGGAAATAGCTGCAGCTATCATGGAGCAGGCTGGAATCAAAGGTGAAGACTCTGCTGATGTGATATTCCTTATAAGAGAACACTTGTTGCTGGTTCATGCTGCAAGGCGTATAGATTTGAGTGATGCTTTTTCCGTTGCTGAACTTGTCCGCAAAGTTGGAAGTCTGAGACGGCTGAAAATGTTATTTGTGCTTACTGTGGCAGACTCCATGGCAACCGGACCACGGGTCTGGAACAGCTGGAGCGGAGGGTTGCTGCGGGAATTGTATTCAAAGCTTTACAGCAGTTTTGAAGGCAGAAGTATTGGAAGCGGTGAAGATCTTATTTTGAAACGCAGGTCCCGAATCCGCGAGCTGGGTGCCGGAACTGTCGGTAAAGCTTTTCTTGAAAAGTCTCTAGATTCCATGCCTGAAAGGTATTTACTCTCCTTTGATGCTGAAGCTATAGTAAAGCATCTGCACGTTGTTAAAGAATTTCAGGATATTCTGGCAAAAGACATGGTTCGCAAACCTGCCGGGCGGGGCGGGATCGGAGTTAATTTAATAAGGGAGTGCTCGCGTGTAAGGGATATGGTTCAGGTCGTTGTCGCGGCGATGGATCAGCCTATGTTGTTTTCCACACAGGCCGGAGTTTTTTCCCTGCACGGGCTGGATGTTCTTTCCGCTGAGGTTTTCAACTGGTCTGATCAGACCTCCCTGAATGTTTTTACTCTGCGCAGATCCGGTGATGATGTCCTGCCCGAAGATGTTCTGGAAAGAGCGCAGCGGTCCATTTTATATGCAATGACCGGGCGGCTGGCTCTGGATTACCGGCTGCATAAAAAAAGGAGTTCTCCTTTGGAAGGCTCATGCGGGGCAGGAATCCCCGTGGTGATCTCATTGGATAATGACTCCAGCGAAAATTCCACTATTGTTGAAGTTCAGACTGGCGACAGAACCGGTCTGCTTTATGATATAAGTCAGGTGTTCTCCCGTATGAACGCCGAAATTAAAATGGCAAGAATTTGTACTTCCGGAGTAAAAGTTTTTGATGCTTTTCATTTATGCGGAGTAGACGGACGAAAAATAGTCGATAATGACCATCTGGAAGAATTGGTTCAGGCTCTTAAGTTCGCATCCTGCCCCCGGAATTGA